In Leptospiraceae bacterium, a genomic segment contains:
- the rpsK gene encoding 30S ribosomal protein S11, whose protein sequence is MEKDKKGKKDSKKVKKKEKKNVPRGKVYIQASFNNTIVTVTDMAGNVISWSSAGLMNFRGSKKSTPYAAQIAAGNAADKAIEVAGLKEVDILVSGPGIGRESAIRALAGKGLAVKMIKDVTPLPHNGCRPRKRRRV, encoded by the coding sequence ATGGAAAAAGATAAGAAAGGCAAGAAAGATAGTAAAAAAGTAAAAAAGAAGGAAAAGAAGAATGTACCCCGTGGTAAGGTGTATATTCAAGCTTCTTTTAACAATACAATTGTAACAGTCACTGATATGGCTGGCAATGTTATTTCATGGTCCTCCGCAGGCTTGATGAACTTCAGAGGTTCTAAAAAGTCAACTCCTTATGCAGCTCAGATTGCAGCGGGAAATGCAGCGGATAAAGCAATCGAAGTTGCAGGTCTAAAAGAGGTAGATATTCTCGTATCTGGTCCTGGAATTGGCAGGGAATCTGCTATCAGGGCTCTGGCAGGAAAAGGACTGGCTGTAAAGATGATAAAAGATGTCACTCCGCTTCCTCATAATGGATGTAGACCGAGAAAAAGAAGAAGAGTGTAA
- the rpsM gene encoding 30S ribosomal protein S13 — protein sequence MARFAGIDIPKEKRIVIGLTYIFGIGLATSKKILKEAGVDESIRVKNLDESQEAAIRKVIEEQVVVEGDLRSEINLNIKRLMDIGCYRGLRHRRGLPVNGQRTKTNARTRKGVRKTVANKKKATK from the coding sequence ATGGCAAGGTTTGCTGGTATAGACATACCAAAGGAAAAAAGAATAGTAATTGGGCTTACATACATCTTCGGTATTGGCCTGGCTACATCAAAAAAGATTCTTAAAGAAGCCGGTGTAGATGAGAGTATTCGAGTTAAGAATCTCGATGAGTCACAAGAAGCGGCTATCAGGAAAGTGATTGAAGAGCAGGTTGTTGTTGAAGGTGATCTTCGTTCTGAAATAAACCTTAACATAAAACGTCTCATGGATATCGGTTGCTATAGAGGATTAAGGCATCGTAGAGGACTTCCGGTTAACGGTCAACGTACTAAGACAAATGCCAGAACTCGCAAAGGTGTGAGAAAAACTGTAGCTAACAAGAAGAAAGCAACGAAATAA
- the rpmJ gene encoding 50S ribosomal protein L36, which translates to MKVRTSVKKICSSCKIIRRKGVVRVICTNPKHKQRQR; encoded by the coding sequence ATGAAAGTTAGGACTTCAGTAAAGAAAATTTGTAGCAGTTGCAAGATTATTCGTCGCAAAGGAGTTGTTCGAGTAATTTGCACCAATCCAAAACACAAGCAAAGGCAGAGATAA
- the infA gene encoding translation initiation factor IF-1 has translation MAKEEAIVVDGTVVEPLPNAMFRVELENGHKILAHISGKMRMHYIRILPGDKVTVELSPYDLTKGRITYRKK, from the coding sequence TTGGCAAAAGAAGAAGCGATTGTAGTTGATGGAACAGTAGTGGAGCCATTACCAAATGCTATGTTTAGAGTAGAGTTGGAAAATGGACACAAGATTCTTGCTCATATATCAGGCAAAATGAGGATGCACTACATTCGTATCTTGCCTGGTGATAAAGTTACTGTGGAGTTGTCTCCATATGATTTGACCAAAGGTCGGATTACATACAGGAAAAAATAG
- a CDS encoding adenylate kinase, giving the protein MKKLIFMGPPGAGKGTQAKRICQEYKIPQISTGDILREAIKNQTELGLSAKKFMDAGNLVPDEVVIGIIKDRLKQADCKNGFLLDGFPRTIPQAEELDKILVELSFRLDSVVNLAVPDDELVKRLLERAQIEGRADDNEETIKTRLKNYNDKTLPLLEYYKSKGLLAAIDGHGTIDEITNKIKKELN; this is encoded by the coding sequence ATGAAAAAACTGATATTTATGGGTCCTCCCGGGGCAGGTAAGGGAACACAGGCAAAAAGGATTTGTCAGGAATATAAAATTCCACAGATTTCAACTGGTGACATATTAAGAGAAGCTATTAAAAACCAGACTGAGTTAGGTTTGAGTGCTAAGAAGTTTATGGATGCAGGAAACCTGGTTCCGGATGAAGTGGTAATTGGAATTATAAAAGACAGGCTAAAGCAGGCTGATTGCAAGAATGGATTTCTTTTAGATGGATTTCCCAGAACTATTCCTCAAGCTGAAGAGTTGGATAAGATATTAGTAGAGTTATCCTTTCGTTTAGATTCAGTGGTGAATCTTGCAGTTCCTGATGATGAATTAGTTAAACGCCTTTTAGAAAGAGCTCAAATAGAAGGTCGCGCAGATGATAATGAAGAGACAATTAAAACGCGCTTAAAGAACTATAATGATAAAACTCTTCCCTTGCTGGAATATTATAAATCTAAAGGACTCCTTGCTGCGATAGATGGGCATGGAACGATAGATGAAATAACGAATAAAATTAAAAAGGAATTAAACTAA
- the secY gene encoding preprotein translocase subunit SecY: MLSTISNIFRIPELRQRIIFTLVMLLLFRMGTHVTIPGINSLVVAGITSEGGQGFIGMVDLFAGGALLKFSIFALGIMPYISSSIIMQLVMVLIPSLQKMQKEGEEGRRKINQYTKFGTLALCVFQSLAVIYLAKSWSTDTATAPAKYPGLISPSVETFFVALGILTITTGTMLLMWMGEQITERGIGNGISLLIFAGIIGRMPDSIYQLFTTDKVDPLSVLILFFAFVLLISLTVVLTQGVRKVPVQYGKQMVGRRMVQARSQSIPFKVNSANVMPIIFASSLILFPQTIVQWLSTKSVQWQGWGILLDFFNPFSAHWYRSLFYYMVYTSLIVFFAYFYTAIQFNPSEVADNLKKYGGFIPGIRPGTHTKEYIEKLLNRITLPGSIFLAGLALAPYLLIKLLNLGANTGGGALVYTFGGTSLLIMVGVALETLKQIEAQLIMRNYSGFMKKSKIRGK, encoded by the coding sequence ATGCTTTCAACAATTTCGAACATCTTTAGAATTCCGGAACTCAGGCAAAGAATTATCTTTACCCTTGTCATGTTATTGCTATTTCGCATGGGAACTCACGTTACTATACCTGGGATTAACAGCCTTGTGGTTGCTGGGATTACCTCGGAAGGAGGACAGGGATTTATTGGCATGGTTGATCTCTTTGCTGGTGGTGCCCTATTGAAGTTTTCCATTTTTGCCCTGGGGATTATGCCTTATATCTCCTCTTCCATTATTATGCAGCTGGTGATGGTATTAATTCCATCTTTGCAGAAGATGCAGAAAGAGGGAGAAGAAGGTAGGAGAAAGATAAATCAGTATACCAAATTCGGAACTCTTGCTTTGTGTGTTTTTCAGAGTTTGGCCGTTATTTATCTGGCAAAAAGTTGGTCTACAGATACAGCTACTGCTCCGGCGAAGTATCCAGGACTTATTAGCCCCTCTGTAGAGACATTTTTTGTCGCTCTTGGCATTTTAACCATAACCACAGGAACCATGCTTTTAATGTGGATGGGTGAACAGATCACCGAGAGAGGAATTGGGAACGGAATTTCTCTTTTAATCTTTGCAGGTATTATAGGAAGAATGCCGGATTCGATTTATCAGCTTTTTACTACTGATAAAGTGGATCCTCTGTCTGTTTTAATCTTGTTTTTTGCGTTTGTTCTTTTAATATCTTTAACAGTTGTTCTTACTCAGGGTGTTCGAAAAGTTCCGGTTCAATACGGTAAGCAGATGGTAGGAAGAAGGATGGTACAGGCCAGAAGCCAGAGTATACCTTTTAAAGTGAATAGTGCAAACGTAATGCCAATCATTTTTGCTTCCAGTTTGATACTCTTCCCACAGACTATAGTGCAATGGCTTTCTACAAAGAGCGTTCAATGGCAGGGTTGGGGAATTTTGCTTGACTTTTTTAACCCTTTCTCAGCTCATTGGTATAGATCCCTGTTTTATTACATGGTTTATACAAGCTTAATTGTTTTCTTTGCTTATTTTTATACGGCTATCCAGTTTAATCCTTCTGAGGTGGCTGATAATTTGAAGAAATATGGTGGGTTTATCCCCGGAATTCGTCCAGGAACTCACACAAAGGAATATATCGAGAAATTGCTAAATCGGATAACCTTGCCGGGTTCTATCTTCTTAGCAGGTCTTGCTCTCGCTCCTTACCTTCTAATTAAACTCTTGAATTTGGGAGCTAATACAGGAGGAGGGGCACTCGTTTACACTTTTGGTGGTACTTCTTTGTTGATTATGGTGGGTGTGGCTCTGGAAACTTTAAAGCAAATCGAAGCACAGCTTATCATGAGAAATTATTCAGGGTTCATGAAGAAATCAAAAATCAGAGGAAAGTAA
- the rplO gene encoding 50S ribosomal protein L15 has product MSAEVERRERNKQAEVFGKEKEKKKSAEPLFFHIHSPEGSKKDKVRVGRGTSSGCGKTSSRGQKGQKARATGIPRGFEGGQMPLHRRLPKRGFTSKNHKYYQPVNLSDLNSKNLSGEITPELLFEKGLIRDVSKLIKILGKGELGSTIHVSADKCSSSALEKIKAAGGDFKVRELKATATKTEA; this is encoded by the coding sequence ATGTCAGCAGAAGTAGAAAGAAGAGAAAGAAATAAACAGGCCGAAGTTTTTGGTAAAGAGAAAGAAAAGAAGAAGAGTGCTGAACCTCTTTTTTTTCATATACACTCTCCGGAAGGTTCCAAGAAAGATAAAGTTCGAGTAGGACGGGGAACTAGTTCGGGATGTGGAAAAACTTCTTCTCGTGGTCAAAAAGGACAAAAAGCAAGAGCTACCGGGATTCCCAGAGGTTTTGAAGGTGGGCAGATGCCTTTGCACAGAAGGCTACCTAAAAGGGGCTTTACCTCAAAAAATCACAAATACTATCAACCGGTAAATTTATCTGATCTAAATTCCAAAAATTTAAGTGGAGAAATCACTCCGGAATTACTTTTTGAGAAAGGTTTAATTCGTGATGTCTCTAAATTGATAAAAATTCTTGGAAAAGGTGAATTAGGTTCAACTATTCATGTTTCAGCTGATAAGTGTTCCAGTTCAGCTCTTGAAAAGATAAAAGCAGCCGGTGGCGATTTTAAAGTTAGAGAACTAAAAGCCACAGCTACAAAGACAGAAGCTTAG
- the rpmD gene encoding 50S ribosomal protein L30 — MEEIKITQIKSSIGINPIHKKTLAALGLRKTGSSRVHKMNPQVKGMVNQVKYLLKVEKAG; from the coding sequence ATGGAAGAAATTAAGATAACACAAATTAAAAGTTCGATCGGAATAAATCCAATCCATAAAAAAACTCTGGCTGCTCTGGGTTTGAGAAAAACAGGAAGTTCCAGGGTGCATAAAATGAATCCCCAGGTTAAGGGGATGGTTAATCAAGTTAAATACTTATTGAAAGTAGAGAAGGCGGGCTGA
- the rpsE gene encoding 30S ribosomal protein S5, whose product MSVFEEEKKEFSEKVVKIDRVAKVVKGGRRFSFNALTVVGDSKNRVGIGFGKANEVPDAIRKSIESAKKNMTQINILGHTIPHEVHGKFKSAKVFLKPATPGTGIIAGESVRSVVEKAGVQDVLSKTYGSSNPLNIVKATYEALKKLETPVTAAKKRGISLNKLFGHEE is encoded by the coding sequence ATGTCGGTTTTTGAAGAAGAGAAAAAAGAGTTTTCTGAAAAAGTAGTAAAGATAGACAGGGTAGCGAAAGTAGTTAAAGGCGGACGCCGTTTCTCTTTTAATGCTTTAACTGTTGTGGGAGATTCAAAAAATAGAGTAGGGATCGGTTTTGGAAAAGCTAATGAGGTTCCGGATGCGATTCGGAAATCTATAGAATCAGCTAAGAAAAATATGACCCAGATTAACATTCTAGGACATACAATTCCTCATGAAGTGCATGGAAAGTTCAAATCTGCTAAGGTCTTTTTAAAGCCTGCTACACCGGGAACTGGAATTATTGCAGGAGAGTCTGTTCGTTCAGTAGTAGAAAAAGCTGGCGTTCAGGATGTTCTCTCTAAAACATATGGTTCTTCAAATCCCTTAAATATTGTGAAAGCAACCTATGAAGCTCTTAAAAAACTTGAAACCCCTGTAACTGCTGCTAAAAAGAGGGGCATTTCCTTAAATAAGCTTTTTGGGCACGAAGAATAG
- a CDS encoding 50S ribosomal protein L18 codes for MINREKKKEVSRKRTFRVRNKLKTFGERPRLVFNKTNKYLIAQVVDDKQGVTLAYATSYEKSFPETGGSRKNKKAAEEMGKIIAQRAIEKGVKQVMLDRSGMLYHGKIAAFADAAREVGLEF; via the coding sequence ATGATAAATAGAGAAAAGAAGAAAGAAGTCTCAAGAAAAAGAACCTTCAGGGTAAGAAATAAGTTAAAAACTTTTGGTGAGCGTCCGAGACTTGTTTTTAACAAAACTAATAAGTATTTGATTGCCCAGGTTGTAGATGACAAGCAGGGAGTTACTCTTGCTTATGCTACATCTTACGAAAAAAGTTTTCCTGAAACCGGTGGCTCCAGAAAAAATAAAAAAGCAGCTGAAGAAATGGGAAAAATAATTGCTCAAAGGGCCATTGAAAAAGGTGTGAAGCAGGTAATGCTGGATAGATCCGGTATGCTTTATCATGGTAAAATTGCTGCTTTTGCTGATGCAGCCAGAGAAGTAGGATTGGAGTTCTAA
- the rplF gene encoding 50S ribosomal protein L6 codes for MSRIGKNPVTLPEKVEVKPAASAIEVKGPLGTLVTPLYEGIEVKVDGKKVVFSRKNEEQKTVALHGLVRALFNNCVKGVSEGWEKRLEITGVGYRAAKKGKDLVLNLGYSHEVVFHEPDGVKIEVQDANKIRIFGPDKQQVGQVAADIRSFRMPEPYKGKGIKYSNEYIRRKAGKTGKK; via the coding sequence ATGTCAAGAATCGGTAAAAACCCCGTTACATTACCTGAAAAAGTTGAGGTAAAACCGGCTGCTTCCGCTATTGAAGTTAAAGGACCATTAGGAACCCTGGTAACTCCTTTGTATGAAGGAATTGAAGTGAAAGTCGATGGAAAAAAAGTGGTCTTCAGTCGCAAAAATGAAGAGCAGAAGACTGTAGCTCTACACGGATTAGTTAGGGCTCTTTTTAATAATTGTGTTAAAGGTGTTTCTGAGGGCTGGGAGAAGCGTCTTGAAATCACTGGTGTTGGATACAGAGCAGCAAAAAAAGGAAAAGACCTTGTTCTTAACCTCGGTTACTCTCATGAAGTTGTTTTTCATGAACCTGATGGGGTCAAAATAGAAGTTCAGGATGCTAATAAAATACGTATATTTGGACCGGATAAACAACAGGTTGGCCAGGTAGCTGCAGATATTCGTTCTTTCAGGATGCCAGAACCTTATAAAGGGAAAGGTATAAAGTATTCTAATGAATACATCAGAAGAAAAGCAGGTAAAACAGGTAAGAAATAA
- the rpsH gene encoding 30S ribosomal protein S8, whose product MSLSDPIADMLTRIRNAGRAGHATCVISGSKIKQEILSILKDEGFIKDYKPVEVKSFTDYEITLKYVGRRTPVISEIKRISRPGRRIYIKSDNVKPIKNNLGISILSTSKGIMTSKKAMKLKIGGEVICRVS is encoded by the coding sequence ATGAGTTTATCAGATCCAATTGCAGACATGTTGACCAGAATTCGTAATGCAGGAAGAGCAGGACATGCTACCTGTGTAATCAGTGGAAGTAAAATTAAACAAGAAATCTTGAGTATTCTTAAAGATGAGGGGTTTATTAAGGACTATAAACCTGTAGAAGTTAAATCCTTTACTGATTATGAGATAACTTTAAAATATGTAGGACGCAGAACACCGGTTATTTCTGAAATTAAAAGAATTTCCAGACCCGGAAGAAGGATTTATATTAAATCCGATAATGTAAAGCCTATTAAAAATAATCTTGGTATCTCCATATTATCTACTTCTAAAGGTATTATGACCAGTAAAAAGGCAATGAAATTAAAAATAGGTGGGGAGGTAATCTGTAGAGTTTCTTAA
- a CDS encoding type Z 30S ribosomal protein S14, protein MAKKSMRAKHLRPKKFKVREYNRCPLCGRPRGYLRRFDMCRLCFRKLASTAQVPGVIKASW, encoded by the coding sequence ATGGCTAAGAAGTCAATGAGAGCTAAGCATCTCAGACCTAAAAAATTCAAAGTTAGAGAATACAACAGGTGTCCCCTCTGTGGCCGTCCTCGCGGATACCTCAGAAGGTTTGATATGTGCAGGTTATGTTTTAGAAAACTTGCCAGCACCGCGCAAGTTCCCGGTGTAATCAAGGCATCCTGGTAG
- the rplE gene encoding 50S ribosomal protein L5: protein MESRLKRKYRDEVVSELEKKYSFKSKMQVPRLEKIIINVGIGEGHTNPKAMDSALETLALITGQKPVKTKAKKSIAGFKLREGMNIGCMVTLRGTIMYEFLDRFINIALPRVRDFKGVSPKGFDGRGNYNLSIKEQIIFPEIQFDKIFKVHGMNITIVTSTASDKEAYDLLASLGMPYRKN, encoded by the coding sequence ATGGAATCTAGGTTAAAGAGGAAATACCGCGACGAAGTTGTCTCTGAATTAGAGAAGAAGTATTCTTTTAAGTCTAAAATGCAAGTTCCCCGCCTTGAGAAAATTATAATTAATGTGGGAATTGGAGAGGGACACACAAACCCGAAGGCAATGGACTCTGCTCTTGAAACTCTGGCTTTAATTACAGGTCAAAAACCTGTAAAGACGAAAGCCAAAAAGTCAATAGCTGGCTTTAAGCTTCGTGAAGGGATGAACATTGGATGTATGGTGACTCTTCGTGGAACTATTATGTATGAGTTTTTAGACAGATTCATCAATATTGCCCTTCCCAGGGTTCGTGACTTTAAAGGCGTAAGCCCAAAAGGTTTTGATGGAAGAGGGAATTATAATTTAAGTATCAAAGAACAGATTATTTTTCCCGAAATTCAGTTTGATAAGATTTTTAAAGTACATGGTATGAATATTACCATCGTTACAAGCACTGCATCAGACAAGGAAGCATACGACTTACTGGCTTCTCTTGGCATGCCATATAGAAAAAATTAA
- the rplX gene encoding 50S ribosomal protein L24 translates to MGKKLTYRGSAYTKFKKIKLKPEDEVICIAGKDKGKKGKILAVDKKRDRVIVTGINRIRKFVRPTQENPQGGAMEIERPIHISNVQFYDSKEKKGVRLGSKEMAKGKVRVTRPKSNEREI, encoded by the coding sequence ATGGGTAAAAAGCTAACTTACAGAGGTTCAGCTTACACGAAGTTTAAAAAAATTAAGCTTAAACCGGAAGATGAGGTTATCTGCATTGCAGGTAAGGACAAAGGAAAGAAAGGTAAAATACTCGCTGTTGACAAAAAGAGAGACCGAGTAATCGTAACCGGAATCAACAGAATTCGTAAGTTTGTTCGTCCGACTCAGGAGAATCCTCAGGGTGGAGCTATGGAAATTGAGCGTCCGATTCATATTTCTAATGTTCAGTTCTATGATTCAAAAGAAAAGAAAGGTGTTCGCCTGGGCTCCAAGGAAATGGCAAAAGGTAAAGTCAGAGTGACACGCCCTAAATCTAATGAGAGGGAAATTTAA
- the rplN gene encoding 50S ribosomal protein L14, with translation MIQQETILQVADNSGVKKVMCIKVLGGSKKRYATVGDEIIVAVKSSQPAYGLRDGSGKKVHNKAVQRAVVVRTKKEIRREDGTYIRFDDNAVAIIDDKGNPKGTRIFGPVARELRDKKYMKIISLAPEVL, from the coding sequence ATGATTCAGCAGGAAACTATTCTACAGGTTGCCGATAATTCCGGCGTCAAAAAAGTTATGTGTATCAAAGTGCTCGGTGGGAGTAAGAAAAGATATGCAACTGTTGGCGACGAAATTATCGTTGCTGTAAAATCTTCACAGCCAGCATATGGCTTGAGAGACGGTTCAGGGAAAAAGGTTCACAACAAGGCCGTTCAACGTGCGGTTGTGGTTCGTACTAAGAAAGAAATCAGAAGAGAAGATGGAACATATATTCGTTTTGATGATAACGCTGTCGCTATTATTGACGATAAAGGTAACCCGAAGGGAACCAGGATTTTTGGGCCTGTAGCACGGGAACTGCGCGATAAAAAATATATGAAAATCATTTCACTTGCTCCAGAGGTATTATAA
- the rpsQ gene encoding 30S ribosomal protein S17, giving the protein MEKPANKKKTIQGKVVSDKMDKTVVILVETRRNHPKFKKITRHSKRVKVHDEKNECKEGDIIIAQDSRPLSKEKRHTLLKIVERAK; this is encoded by the coding sequence ATGGAAAAACCCGCTAATAAGAAGAAAACAATTCAGGGAAAAGTAGTATCCGATAAAATGGATAAAACTGTCGTTATACTGGTAGAAACTAGAAGGAACCATCCTAAGTTTAAAAAGATTACCAGACACAGTAAAAGGGTAAAAGTTCATGATGAGAAGAATGAGTGCAAAGAAGGTGATATTATCATCGCTCAGGATTCTCGTCCACTTTCTAAGGAAAAAAGACATACACTCTTAAAAATTGTAGAGAGAGCGAAATAA
- the rpmC gene encoding 50S ribosomal protein L29 gives MKKKIKAHELSDSEIETQLEDSYKQLREKRFEVVVNRALENTKILRDLRKKIALLQTVKNERKKANK, from the coding sequence ATGAAGAAGAAGATTAAAGCACATGAACTGAGTGATTCTGAGATAGAAACACAATTAGAAGATTCTTATAAACAACTCAGGGAAAAACGTTTTGAGGTAGTTGTGAATCGAGCTCTTGAAAACACGAAAATCCTGAGGGATTTGAGAAAAAAAATTGCATTACTCCAAACTGTGAAGAACGAAAGGAAAAAAGCTAATAAATAA
- the rplP gene encoding 50S ribosomal protein L16 has protein sequence MLSPKRVKYRKRQRGRLKGNDETGNYVAFGEYGLMATTSGRLTARQIEAARISINRRVKRGGKLWIRIFPHIPITKKPAETRMGKGKGSPEFWVAEIRPGRILFEMSGVSEEDAKTALNLASYKLPIQTKFIKRTLV, from the coding sequence ATGTTATCACCTAAAAGAGTTAAATACCGTAAAAGGCAAAGAGGGCGCCTGAAAGGAAATGATGAAACAGGCAACTATGTAGCATTTGGCGAATATGGCTTAATGGCTACTACTTCAGGAAGACTGACTGCCAGGCAAATTGAAGCTGCTCGTATTTCTATTAATAGAAGGGTAAAAAGAGGGGGGAAATTATGGATTCGTATTTTTCCTCATATCCCGATTACTAAGAAACCTGCTGAAACCAGGATGGGGAAAGGAAAAGGAAGTCCTGAGTTCTGGGTTGCAGAAATCAGACCGGGAAGGATTCTTTTTGAAATGTCTGGAGTAAGTGAAGAAGATGCAAAAACAGCTCTGAATCTTGCTTCTTACAAGTTGCCCATTCAAACCAAATTTATAAAGAGAACACTGGTATGA
- the rpsC gene encoding 30S ribosomal protein S3, which yields MGQKVNPIGLRIKITRTWDSIWFAKEDYKKNLHEDLKIKKFLNSKFKSAAVVKIVVERFPEKINVNLHTAKPGVVIGHKGANIESVKNSIKPLSEKPININIIEVKKPETVAQAIAETIATQIEQRMPFRRVMKSELRRAMRGGVEGIKISISGRLNGADMARTENYMDGRVPLHTLRAKIDLGFKEAKTTFGQIGVKVWTYSGDHFPSSKEEVEDKYTVKRKTS from the coding sequence ATGGGTCAAAAAGTAAATCCAATCGGCTTGAGAATTAAAATAACAAGAACCTGGGACTCTATCTGGTTCGCCAAAGAAGACTATAAAAAGAATTTGCATGAAGATCTTAAAATCAAAAAATTCTTAAATAGCAAGTTTAAAAGTGCTGCAGTAGTAAAAATAGTCGTTGAAAGGTTTCCGGAAAAAATCAATGTAAATTTGCATACTGCCAAACCGGGTGTTGTTATTGGTCATAAAGGTGCGAACATCGAAAGTGTGAAAAATTCAATAAAACCACTTTCTGAAAAACCAATTAACATAAACATAATAGAAGTGAAAAAGCCGGAAACGGTTGCTCAAGCGATTGCCGAAACCATTGCTACTCAGATCGAGCAACGTATGCCTTTTAGACGAGTAATGAAGTCTGAGCTTAGAAGGGCAATGCGTGGTGGAGTAGAAGGAATCAAAATTTCTATTTCCGGAAGATTGAATGGTGCTGATATGGCAAGAACCGAGAATTATATGGATGGAAGAGTTCCACTTCATACTCTTCGTGCTAAAATAGATCTTGGTTTTAAAGAAGCCAAAACGACATTTGGACAAATTGGAGTGAAAGTTTGGACTTATTCAGGTGATCATTTTCCAAGTTCCAAAGAAGAAGTGGAAGATAAGTACACTGTAAAAAGAAAAACCAGCTAA
- the rplV gene encoding 50S ribosomal protein L22, protein MEAKAIARHIRVSPRKARLVANEIRGYDYLEAVDILKFTKKRIAADILKLVNSAAANAEYLDENVDLARLYVKKIYVDEGPSMKRFRPRARGRASRIQKKLSHITVVLSD, encoded by the coding sequence ATGGAAGCTAAAGCAATAGCCAGGCATATAAGAGTGTCTCCAAGAAAAGCAAGACTCGTCGCGAATGAGATCAGGGGATATGACTACTTAGAAGCCGTTGATATTTTAAAGTTTACTAAAAAAAGAATAGCAGCCGACATACTTAAGCTTGTAAATTCAGCTGCTGCAAATGCTGAATACCTGGATGAAAATGTGGATCTTGCCAGACTCTATGTTAAAAAGATCTATGTGGACGAAGGCCCTTCTATGAAAAGGTTTCGTCCCAGAGCAAGAGGACGTGCTTCCAGGATTCAGAAAAAACTGAGCCACATCACAGTTGTTCTTTCAGACTAA
- the rpsS gene encoding 30S ribosomal protein S19 produces the protein MARSLKKGPFIDDHLMKKITKYNAENTKKPFKTWSRRSTIFPDMVGHTVMIHNGNKFIPVYINDNMVGHKLGEFAPTRNYRGHTSQDKKLKK, from the coding sequence ATGGCTAGAAGTTTAAAAAAAGGCCCGTTTATTGATGATCACCTGATGAAGAAGATCACCAAATACAATGCAGAGAACACTAAGAAACCCTTTAAAACCTGGTCAAGAAGAAGTACAATTTTTCCTGATATGGTCGGGCATACTGTGATGATTCACAATGGAAATAAGTTTATACCTGTGTATATCAACGATAACATGGTAGGTCATAAGCTGGGAGAATTTGCTCCCACCAGAAATTATAGAGGCCATACCAGCCAGGATAAAAAGCTTAAGAAATAG